CCAAAAATGAAACAACCTACATACTCCGTATTTCTAGCAAAATCAACTAATTAAGAAGGTTTTAATACATGATGTTACATAATACATGTCTGAGCTGATGAGAAACTAGGTGCATAAGAAATTATTCTTTCTAAAGTATAACTCAAATATATGGGTGAATTTGATTCTATAACACATAATAAGTCAGAATTATATAATTGTATAATGTGATTAAACAACAACAATATATAATTTTGTCAAATTACAtaaaataaagaacaaaaacTAAAAATGAGAAAGATTCGTTTTGACATTAAAGATCTCAACATTAATCCAGTTTGTTGCTTAGGAGGGTGATACATTCATTGTAGGTACCACTCCATGAGTCCATGGTACAGAAGTAAACAGAACCAACGTGATTAAGAatgttaaataattaattaatccaACTAATTAATCGAGTCTTAAAAAGTGCTCGTGCCACACAGTGCAGGGCACATGCCCAGGCGGCCATATTACATTAGGAAAGTTAACTATGCTTGGCCCGTTGGGCGCTAGCTACCAGCTTAGCAGAGTTGAAGGTACCtcaatttaattatatttaattatataattAATAAACCTACTCCTTTTATTAATATGGACTTAATATAATGTGGACAGGATTTTATTGGAAGATTTACTTGAATGAATACAGGGTTGACaaattttatagtttttattttttgaaagaaGTAAAAATAATTACTACTCCATACTTCCATAGTTTGTTCATGGTCATAAAtgggaagtgataaatccaaggaaaatttTACTTATTCCAAGAAAATCAACatttttttaaagttgatttCCTTAGAAGAAGTGAAAttattccttggatttatcatttgcCGTCATAAATCATTACCTGCCAAACTGGATAAATCTTAGTGTCATATAAAGTACTCTATGACACTAAGATTTATCCAGGTTTGCAGGTAATGATTTATGACCATGAACAAATTAACGAGTTAGACCATGATGTACTCCCTCCGCTTTTTTTCATTCTTTATGTTTGGCCTTTTGTATATTTATTAACGAATGATTAATTTGCATTgagatttctcttttttttaatttaaacaaggaaaattacgtttatttataatgttttcactcttatcaaaattatATTGGGAAAATAAGAacaatttaatgtcccaatagaaAAGTGTGATATATTAAATTACCcgttgaatttaattggttaaaataatcatttgacacaaattttgatagaatattaaaacatttatgtgataatataaaaggaaatataaaaaatatttcgaAACACCCTAacaggaaaacgtaaagaacaaaaagaaacgaaggGAGAAGAATTCACTGATGTAGAATTTTAGATTTCATAAACTCGTGTCATAAATATCGCTCCTTTTATACTTTTCCGACTATTATACTTAGTTGAGATCATATTAAATTTACTATactactagattagatcccgtgcacgcacggattttgatcattttttttacaaaatatttaactaaatatCTCCCATACTACttcatagttataacatttttaacatacacgtttaaatttattcatctaacgtggataattttttttttttggcaaataagagTTTTACTACCAAAGGGAGGAAAGTTTAGGCAAACTGCCCTGTTACAAGCTCAAGCAAAACTGCTACTAGAGCCTTAATACACTTATCTACTCAAGTTTAACAAAGTAGAGCTTAATACATCAGAAGATCTACTAGCTACATGGAACTGAATCTGTCTAAACAGCATCTCAGGGGTTTTACAAACCTGATTGTACACAACTTCATTCCTATTCAACCAAATGGAACAAATACATTCAGCAAAGAACATTCCCAGCAGCTTGTGTCTACTCCCACTCCTTTTACAGCTCTTAATCACCCACTGCATCTCATTGCCAAAGGGTTCTGGTCTTCTCTTAAAATGCAGCAAATCCAACACTTTCTGCCAGACTCTGCAAGATAAGGTGCAAGTAAAGAACAAATGTTCAGCAGATTCTGAACACATGCTGCATACAGGACATACTTCAGAAGTAACAACCCCCCATTTAAACAACCTGTCCAGGGTAGGTAGCCTTTTCCAAATAGCAATCCACATGATGAAAAGGCTTTTAGGAGTTGCCAAATTGTTGCATAAGAGTCTCCTCCATGGAAATTTAGGATGATCCCCACATAACTTCCTATACATCGGTTTGATTGAGAAACAACCATCCTTCTCAACAGCTGACCATCCACCAACATTAGTAACCAGCTCCTTACAACCAATAATCTTCTTCAATGACCAGGACATAGTAGAAGGGCAATGAACATCAGCAATGGGCCTCCCTTTCATATAATACCCATCTACCCACCTGGACCAGAGCCTATCTTTCTTATGAGTGATGGCCCACAGAAGCTTGCACACAACTGCCTTATTCCATATCTCCATATCTTTGATATTCCAGCCACCAGCAGTTTTAGGTAAACACATATGAGACCAAGCAACAAGGGCTTTCTTGGAACAATCAGTACCTCCTGTCCATAAGAAAATTCTGCAGTAGCTTTGAACTTCCTTAATAACTTTCTTAGGTAACACAAATATCTGACACCGAAAGGACTGTAGGCTAAGAAGAATGGTTTTAACTAGCTAAAGCCTGCCAGCATAGGACAGATATCTTACAGTCCAACTCTTAGCTCTACTCAGCACTTTATCAACTAAAGGTTTGCATTGAGAATATGACAGTTTCTTGGTAAATAAGGGAACACCCAAATACCTAAAAGGAAACTCACCAGGAGGAATATTCAAGGTGAGCATGATTTGTTGCTGAATGTCTGAACTTACACCACAGATATAGGCATTACTCTTATCCAAATTGGCTTCCAACCCTGAGGCCTTTGAAAACAACATGAACTTCTAAAACAACATATGAGTTGAAATAGGATCTGCTCTAGCAAACATAAGcaaatcatctgcaaacatgagATGAGTGATATTCAGCTTCTCACATTTTGGATGAAAATTGAAGTTTGGATCAGCTTTCAACTGCATGAGACTTCTGGATAAGTACTCCATACCAATAGCAAAGATAAAGGGGGATAAAGGATCACCTTGCCTTAACCCTTTTTTAGCAGGAAAAGGAAGACAAGGTTGACCATTAATAAGAATGCTATAAGTGACAGAAGAAATACACTCCATAATCCACCtaagaaacacctctggaaaCCCTAACTCCTTCATAACATCCATCAAATAACTCCATTCAATGGAATCATAGGCTTTCTTTAAGTCAACCTTAATCATGCATCTAGGAGAGAGGTTCTTCCTGTTATATCCTTTCACAAGctcacactagtagaaaaatcgacatgtgcttcccttcaagtgcgggttatttagtaaattggcagcacttgagatcactaaaaaaaaaagaaaaaaatacatTATCACAAGTGCGGGTCATTatagaaaattggcagcacttgagtttAAGTGCGGGCTTTGaaactcaagtgcgggctcatttcacAAGTTCCGCACAAAAGTTTCTAAAATtacaattgcaaaaaaaaaaagacaattcTAAAATTAAAGAAGCCTCATCTTTCTATCCCTGATTCTTCTCCCTCTTCACCTTCGTTTTCTCGTCGTCGTCGCTTCCTCACTGCCAAACCTCTTCGTCGTTGCGTAGTTGTTCATGGATGTTGTAGGGTTGATTGTTGCAGTAGCTCCACCCTCCATCTCACTTGTCTCTGCGCTCTCCCTCATCTCCAGTCTGTACCGCCGCCGCCAACGGTGGTCCTGAATCCAATATCAACTAGGCAGAGATGAAGAATGAACTAGAATCTTCGAGTCGCCCTAATTTGAAGAAATCGTTCAACTATCCTGCTGAATTCAAGTTGCCCATGTAATTCCTCTTTCCCTCTTTGTGATTTAATCTACGTTTTAGTTTCAATTCATCTGTAGAATTCAATTCCAATTCATCTATAGATTTCCCAGTTATCAATTCACCAATTTCTGCTTAATTATTCAATaaattatcaaacgaatttcTATTGTGCTAAAGAACTAATTCAGTCCCAAATATAAAGAATtgggtttttgttttttaacTTTCTTATAATTATTTGTGCAGAATTATGTTGAGTGTCAATTTGATTATCTTTTCTTTCTTGAAAATTAGCTGATGACTtcacattaaattatgcattatTCTTTATGGAGTAGCAATCAAAATGCTCGTTGAACTTAATTGACAGTGTAATACTCCTAGCAGGCTTCCCTAATTGAATTGGTTCATTCTTAGGAAGCAAAAAGTTCATTTGTTAAGAACAACAAGTTAATTGTGATTGTTAAGGGACACGAATCAAAATTAGTTTGGAATTTCATCTTCCCAGCTGAACTTGTCCATTTTTTGTGGTGTCATATTATGCTTTTCAGTTGTCATGATTTGATACTTAAGAATATTTCAAATCAAAACCCATATGTGTCTTCAAATTGTATTTTTGGGACGCTTCTGACTGTTTTACGCTAGTTTATGTCTGGACTGCTGCTATTGTTTACTGCTCTAGTTACTAATGTTGTTGTTTACTGCTGCTGCATACTGTCTGCATCTATTCTGAACAGCTGCTGCTGCTCTTGTGCATCATTTTATGCGTCACCAATATTGGTGCTTCTTTCTTTAATGATGCACGTCTCATATCAGCAAGTTCTTTTTAGGTCAACTAGTTCCATGGTACTTAGTCTCGTGGTAGTCTACAGAGCCATGCAGTGTTGCAGCAGCTGGTGTGGGTGTTTAGGGCCGAATTGTGCTTTGTTCTGGTCATCAGTAGAAGGATGTTGGGTGTTGGTTATAGCTGGTTGCTTAAACTCAATTGCAAGTTTGCAATGCTACCAGAAAAAGGGTCTTTAAAGTTAGATGTCGCAAACGCATAGCTGCTGATTGTTGAGGTTTGGTAAGAGTTGGCCTTGGTTGACTTTTTCTAATATGTTGTTTGGTCTGTTGTGTCTGATCTGCACTGTTGTGTTATACATATCTGCTTTTCTACTATTGTTCTACTTCTAGGGTTTCTGTTTCTACCCTTTAAAATCCTTGCAATCTTATATGCTGCAGTGCCGATTCAAAAGCAGATTGTTGCAAACTCTGTTGTCCAAATGATTTTTGCGCTGGCATTCATAAAGATTAGCTTGCTTTACGTGGAGCTTAAGAAGATTCACGAGGTTAGTTATTTGTGCATTTGTTTCTTGTCATTTTTTATCCATGATTTCAGTCACTTGTTCTCTTTCTTATAGTTTAAGATTGTTCCATAAGTTGACATTTACTTTTAAAAACCCATGCTGGGAAAACTTTGAGCTTCTTGGTTTAAAAGTTGGTCTTTATTTCTTAGAGTATCCTATTAGATGGATGGAGCTTTGTAACTTTTCAAGTTTTTTTCCCCGTAACTACAATGTTTGGTAGCTAGTACAAAAAAGCTCAGTTCACAATTGTTGTTCTGATCTAGTGAACTGAGTTTGTGAAATGAAAGATCAGATCCGAAGCATCAGATCAGAAGCATGCTTGTGAACTGATCTGCTTTGGATCGGATCTTTCAGTTCACAAACTCTGTTGCTGCTTCTGATCCGTTCTTCATTT
This sequence is a window from Spinacia oleracea cultivar Varoflay chromosome 1, BTI_SOV_V1, whole genome shotgun sequence. Protein-coding genes within it:
- the LOC130463885 gene encoding uncharacterized protein, with protein sequence MDVMKELGFPEVFLRWIMECISSVTYSILINGQPCLPFPAKKGLRQGDPLSPFIFAIGMEYLSRSLMQLKADPNFNFHPKWLEANLDKSNAYICGVSSDIQQQIMLTLNIPPGGTDCSKKALVAWSHMCLPKTAGGWNIKDMEIWNKAVVCKLLWAITHKKDRLWSRWVDGYYMKGRPIADVHCPSTMSWSLKKIIGCKELVTNVGGWSAVEKDGCFSIKPMYRKLCGDHPKFPWRRLLCNNLATPKSLFIMWIAIWKRLPTLDRLFKWGVVTSEVCPVCSMCSESAEHLFFTCTLSCRVWQKVLDLLHFKRRPEPFGNEMQWVIKSCKRSGSRHKLLGMFFAECICSIWLNRNEVVYNQVCKTPEMLFRQIQFHVASRSSDVLSSTLLNLSR